CGAGCTGGGCGTTGATGTAGTCGCGCGGCAGGCCCAGCAGGCCGGGGATGTTGGGCGTCACGCCGGTCAGTGCCTGGCCGTGGCACTGCACGCAGGCCGGGATGCGGCGCGCCGGGTCGCCCTGCTGCACCAGCGCCTGCCCGCGCCGCAGCACGTCAGGCGGCGCAGCGGGCGGCAGCGGCGGCGGGTAGGGCACGTCGAGCGAGGAGAAATACTGGGCGATCTCCAGCAGGTAGTCGTCCGAGAGCAGGTCCACCATGCCGGTCATGAGGCCGTAGTGGCGCCGCCCGTCGCGGAAGTTGAGAAGCTGGTTGTAGAGGTAGCCCGCCGGCTTGCCGGCCAGGCGCGGGTAGAAGCCATCGGGCGCGGCGCGGCCCTCTTTGCCGTGGCAGGCCGTGCAGGCCATGGCGCGCTGGGCGATGCTGTCTTCAAAAGTGGGGGCGGCCTGGGCCGCGAAGGCGCTGGCCAGGGCCAGCGCCGCCAGCAGGCGCGCACCGGCGCCTGCGAGGGGGGAGGAAACGGTCTTCACGATGCCTGGGATGATGCCCCATCCAGGCCAGGGGTGTAAGCATCAGATGAGGATGAAAAAACCATATCAGATGCAAAATGCTCAGAAATAGCGATATCAGTTGAGCGCCGCGGCATGAAACGTTACGAACAGCTGGCCGATCTGCTGGCCACCGACATCCGCACCGGCCGGCTGGCCCCGGGCACGCGGCTGCCGTCGATCCGCACCCTCACCGCGCAGCACGACATCAGCCCCTCCACCGCCTTCCAGGCCTACTACCGGCTCGAAGAAAAGGGCCTGGTGCGCGCCAGGGAGCGCTCCGGCTACTACGTGGCGGGCACCGGCATGCGGCCGCTGGCCGAGCCCGAGCGCGGCGGGCGCACCCAGGTGTCGGCGCGGGTGGACATCAGCGAGCTGGTGTTCTCGGTGCTGGGCGCCGCGCAGGACCCGGCCATCGTGCCGCTGGGCTCGGCCTTTCCCTCGTCCGGGCTGTTTCCGCTGCCGCGGCTGGCCCGCTCGCTGGCCGCCGCGGCGCGCACCCTGAGCCCGCAGGACAGCACGGCCGACCTGCCGCAGGGCAGCGCCAGCCTGCGCCAGCAGATCGCGCTGCGCTACCTCGGCATGGGCCTGCCGCAGCCAGCGCAGGAGCTGGTGGTGACCAGCGGCGCGCTGGAGGCGCTCAACCTGTGCCTGGCCGCCGTGGCGCAGCCGGGCGACCTGATCGCCATCGAGTCGCCGGGCTTCTACGCCGCGCTGCAGGCGCTGGAGCGGCTGAAGATGCGGGCGCTCGAAATCCCGGTGCACCCGCGCGACGGGCTCGACCTGGCCGCGCTGGCCGAGGCGCTCAAGCGCCACCCGGTCAAGGCCTGCTGGTTCATGACCTCGTTCCAGAACCCGATGGGCGCGAGCATGGACGAGGCCAAGAAGCAGGAACTGGTGGCGCTGCTAGCGCGCCACGAGATTCCGCTGATCGAGGACGACGTCTACGGCGAGCTGTACTTCGGCAGCCGCTGCCCGCTGCCGGCCAAGGCCTTCGACCGGCGCGGGCTGGTGATGCACTGCAGCTCGTTCAGCAAGACGCTGGCGCCGGGCTACCGCATCGGCTGGGTCTCGCCGGGCCGCTTCGGCCAGCGCATCGAGCGGCTCAAGCTCATGACCACGCTGTCGGCCAGCGTGCCGGCCCAGGCGGCGCTGGCCGACTACCTGCAGCACGGCGGCTACGACAAGCACCTGCGCCGCCTGCGCCACCTGCTCGAAGGCCAGCAGGCGCAGATGCTGCAGGCCATCGCGCGGCACCTGCCGCCCGGGGTGCGCGTGTCGCGCCCGCCCGGCGGCTACTTCCTGTGGGTGGCGTTCGAGCCGGGCTTCGACACCCTGGCCCTGCACCAGGCGGCGCTGGAGCAGGGCATCAGCCTGGCGCCGGGGCCGATCTTCTCGGCGCGGCGCGACTACCGCCACTGCATCCGGCTGAACTACGGGCACCCCTGGAGCGAGGCGCTGGAAGGCGCGCTGCAGACGCTGGGCGCGTTGGCGCGGCGCCAGCGGTAGCGCCTGCTAGCCCTGATCCCACGTCAGCAGCACCACGTCCGACAGCGGATACGCCACGCAAGGCAGGATGTAGTTTTCGGCCTTTTCCTCGGCGCTCAGGCCGGGCCACTCGATGCGGTAGGCCACCTGCCCGCGGGCGCGGCACAGGCAGGTACGGCAGGTGCCGTTGCGGCACGAGCTGCGCAGCACCACGCCGGCCTGCAGCGCGGACTGCAGCAGCGGCTGGCCGGCCGGCGCGTCGAAGCGCTCGCCCTCGGGCTCGGTCCGGGCGCTGAACACCAGGCCGGCGGCAGAGGGGGGCGAGGCGGTCTCGGGCATGGGGCCATTTTGCCGGACAGGCGGGTCCGGCCGATGCGCAAGGCCTTCCTCCCGGGGGTGGCGGTTCCTGGGAAGCGCAAAGTTCGGCATACTCGTGCTTCGAATGCGTTTTCACGCAGCCTCGGCCACAAGCGGACGCTCGAAAGCAACTCAGGAGATCAGGGCCACCACAGAGCCTGGTTTCACTGACGGCTTCGACTGCCTTCAACAAGCTCGGATGGCCGAACTTCCGCGACGGCAGCTGGTGGCGCATCGCCCCGTGCGACAGGTTCGCAGGGCCGATGCGCCAGATCCGTCCTCGTTGTGGAAGACCTTGAAATGAACGCATCCCGCGCAGGCCCGCGCCTGACGACCCTCATCTTCCTGTCGGCCATCGCCGCGCTGCCGGTCAACATGTTCACGCCGTCGCTGCCTCACATCGCGCAGGCCTTTGGCGCCGACTTTGCGCTCGTGAACCTGTCGGTGGCCGGCTTTGCCGTCGTCGCGGCCCTCACCCAGCTGGTCGCCGGCCCGTTGTCCGACAGGTACGGGCGGCGCCCGGTGGTGCTGGCGGCCGTGGCGCTGTTCACCGTGGCGTCGGTCGGCTGCGCGCTCGCGCCCAGCATCGGCGTCTTTCTCCTGTTCCGCCTGATGCAGGCGGTGATCGCGACGGGGTATTCGGTCTCGCTGGCGATCATCAGGGAGTCCTCGGGCGAGCGCGAAGCCGCCAGCAAAATGGGCTACGTGGCTTCCTCGTGGGCGATCGCGCCCATGGCCGGCCCGGCGTTCGGCGGCCTGCTGGACCAGGTGTTCGGCTGGCGCGCGAACTTCGTCGCCTTCGCCATCCTGGGGGCGGCCGTGCTGGCCCTGGCCGCGGCCGATCTGAAGGCGCCGCCGAAGAGCGCCGCCCGGCCGTTGGCGAGCTACCTGCGGGGCTATGGCGATCTTCTGGGCTCGGCGCGATTTGGGGCCTACGTGCTTTGCATGGCGTTCTCGATCGGAACGCTGTACATCTTCCTGGGCGCCGCGGCCTCGGCCGCCGGCCCTTCGCTCGAAGGCTCGAGCGCCCGGCTCGGCCTGCTCATGGGCATGGTCCCGGCCGGGTTCATCGTGGGCAGCCGCCTGGCAAGCCGCTACGCCGCCCGCTACCCCTTGAGCACGACGGTGCTCGCCGGTCGGCTGCTGACCTGCGCCGGCCTGCTGGCGGGCCTGCTGCTGTCCCTGTGCGGGGCCACGCATGTCTTCGCGTTCTTCGGGCCGTGCGTGTTCATCGGACTGGGCAATGGCTTGACCATGCCGGGCGCCAATGCGGGCGCGCTGTCGGTGCGCCCCGATCTGGCCGGCACCGCCGCCGGGCTGGCCGCGTCGCTCACGCTGGCGGGAGGCGCCCTGGTCGCTTCGGCCTCAGGCTTGTTTCTGACCGAGGCCAGCGGCACCCAGGCGCTGCTTTGCGTGATGCTCGCGTCGGCCACCCTGGGCCTGGCGGCGGCACTCTACGCGGTCTGGCTTGACCGGCGCTCCTGATCGGCCGGGGAGGGCATGAAACAGCCTTCCGGGGGCGGTTTGACAATGAAAACAGGCCGATGTCCAGGTGCTGCGGTCATAGTTTGCTATCAAAAGTGTAGCGTTTGACCGGGCTGCCCCAACCCCGGCCGGGCGCCGCCGGGCGCGCTCGCGGTTTGCGGTGACAATCCTGCACCCGGGAACCGCTGTTCCCCGTCACGACTCCTACTTCTATTCCTGATTCCGCCATGTCCAGTTACCAGGTTCGACCTGCCACCCTGCGCGATGCCAAGGCCGTCGCCGAGATCCACGCCAGCGCCTCGCGCGCCGCCTACCAGGGCCTCGTGCCCGACGAACACCTGGGCACGGTGCCGCCCGAGAAACGCCTGGCCTACTGGCGCGAAGCCATCGAGTACAGCGAGCCGCAGGTGCATGTGGCGCTGGACGGCGACCAGATCGTTGGCTTCGTCGGCTTCGACCGCTCGCGCGACGCGAAATCCAAGCCCACCACCGGCGAAATCTGGGCCATCTACGCGCTGTCCTCGCACTGGGACAAGGGCGTGGGCCTGGCGCTGTGGGATGCCGCGCGCGAAGGGCTGCTGGAAGAAGGCTGCACCCAGGTCACGGTGTGGGTGCCGCTGCGCAACGAGCGCGCGCTGCGCTTTCACGAACTCGCCGGCTTCAAGCGCGAACTCAACACCGCGCAGACCGTCACCATGGGCTCGGTGAAGCTGGAAGAGATCCGGCTCAAGCGCGCCCTGAGCTGAGCCGCCACACGCCCATGAGCGAGCCGGCCCCGGCCCTGCACTGGACGCACGAGGGGCAGGCCCGCTCGGCCCGCTGGCATTCGGAGAGCCGCGCCGCGCCGCCCCGGCGCGTGGTGGAGGCCCTGGACAACAGCTTCAGCGCCGATGCCGCCTACCGCCTCGCTTGCGAGGGCACGGCGCTGCTGTGGTGCGGCGATTTCCAGAACGCGCGCCAGCTCCTGCAGGCGCTGGCGCGGCGCGTCGAGCGCCGGCCGCGCAAGGCGCCCGCGCCCGCCGCCTCGCCGGCCGAGGCCTTTCACCTGCATCGCCAGGCGCAGGCGCAGCGCGCCCGCGTGCTGGCCATGCTCTTGATCCCGCTGCAGGCCGACTACGGCATCGCGCTGCGCCGCGCGCCCGATGTGCGGGCGGCCTGCACCGAGGCCTACGGCCCGGCCGGAGCCGAGGGCTTCGTGGTTTCGCTGCGCGAACTGCTGGGGCTGGTCGGCGCGCACGAGTGGCGCAAGAAGGGCGTGGAGATCGCCGCCCTGGGCGCGCGCATCCATCCGCACTACGGCGTGTTCTCGCCGGTGCGCGGCGAATACGTGCAGCTCGTGGCCGATGCGCCGCTGCCGTCGCAGGCGCTGGCGTTCGACATCGGTGTCGGCACCGGCGTGCTGTCGGCCGTGCTGGCGCGCCGCGGCGTGCAGCGCGTGCTGGCCACCGACCAGGACCCGCGCGCGCTGGCCTGCGCGCGCGAGAACCTGGCGCGGCTGGGCCTGGGCGAGCGCGTGCAGGTGCTGGAGGCCGACCTGTTTCCCGAAGGGCGCGCGCCGCTGGTCGTCTGCAACCCGCCCTGGGTGCCGGCACGGCCGAGCTCGCCGATCGAGCATGCGGTGTACGACGAGGGCAGCCGCATGCTGCGCGGCTTCCTCGGCGGCTTGGCGGCGCACCTGGCGCCGGGCGGCGAGGGCTGGCTGATCCTGTCGGACCTGGCCGAGCACCTGGGCCTGCGCACGCGCGACGAGCTGTTGGGCTGGATCGAGGCCGCCGGCCTCACGGTGAAAGGCCGGCTCGACGCGCGGCCGCAGCACCCCAAGGCGGCCGATGCCAGCGACCCGCTGCATGCGGCGCGCGCGGCCGAAGTCACCTCGCTGTGGCGGCTGGCGGCGCGTTGATCCGGCTCGCCTTCACACCATGCGCCGCGTGAATCAGCGCGCGTGCGTCACGCCGCCGTCCACCACCAGCGTCGAGCCCACCACGTAGTCGCCCGCGCGCGAGGCCAGGTAGATCGCGGCGCCGGCCATGTCCTCGTCGGTGCCGATGCGCCGGGCCGGGATGCGCGCGGAGATTTCGTCGCCGTGGTCGCGCGCGTCCTTGTTCATGTCGGAGGCGAAGGCGCCGGGCGCGATGGCGCTGACCACGATGTTGTCCTGCACCAGCCGCAGCGCCATGCGCCGCGTGAGGTGGATCAGGCCGGCCTTGCTGGCGGCGTAGGAATAGGTCTCCTGCGGGTTGACCGACACGCCGTCGATCGACGCGATGTTGATCACCTTGGCCGGGCGCTGCGCGGCGGCTTTGCGCAGCGGCTCGTGCAGCGTCTGCGTGAGGAAGAACGGCGCCTTGAGGTTCAGGTCCACCACCTTGTCCCAGCCGCCTTCGGGAAACTCGTCGAACGGCGCGCCCCAGGCCGCGCCCGCGTTGTTGACCAGGATGTCGAGCGAGCCCTCGTGCTGCGCGTAGGCCGCGGCCAGTGCGCGGGCGCCGTCCAGCGTGGACACGTCGATCGGCAGCGAGACGCAGGGGCCGATGGCCGACAGCTCGCGCGCCGTCTGGTCGCAGGCGGCGGCCTTGCGCGCCGTGATGTAGACGCGCGCGCCCTGGGCCAGAAAGCCCGCCGCGATCATGCGGCCGATGCCGCGCGAGCCGCCGGTGACGAGCGCGGTGCGGCCCTTGAGGGAAAAGAGGTCAGAGGTGTTCATGGCAAAGGTCTCCTGTGTCAGCCATGAAGCGTAGCCGCGCCGCCGGCCGGCGTGCGTCACCTTGGCGCCAGCACGGCCTTCCTCAGGCCTCCACCACGAGGCTGCCGTTCATGGTCTCGTGGCCCGAGCCGCAGAACACGTCGCACAGGAACACGAACTCGCCGGCCTTGTCGGGCTGCAGCCGCAGCGTCTGGGTCGTGCCCGGCACGATGTCCTGGCGCACCTTGAAGTCCGGCACGCTGAAGCCCATCGGCACGTCCTCGGTGGTGAGCTCCAGCTGCACCGGCTCGCCGAGCTTCAGCCGCACCGTGCCGGGGGTGAACACGAAGCGCCGGGCGCTGATGCGGATCACGCGCACGGGCGCCTGGGCCAGCGCATCGCCGGCGAGGGCGCCCGCCGCGGCCAGGCCCGCGAGGCCCGCCAGGCGGGCGCAGAACTGCCGCCGGCCGGCGGCGGGTGCGAGGGGCGGCCTCATCCGCGCACCACGGGCAGTTCGGTGAGCGCGAGCGCCGGCGTGGCGGCCCGCGCCTGGATGCCGCGGAATCCCAGGCCCTCGTAGGGATGTTCGGGATTCCAGGGCAGCGGCAGGCGCCGCGGCGCCGAGAGCGGCGCCGGCAGCGGGAAGATCAGCGAGCGCGCCGCATGGTGGGCGATGTGCCCGGTCATGTGGTGGTGCTCCTGGTGGATGTGGCCGTAGAACACGGTCACGTCGGCAAAGGGCATGAGCAGCGCCACCGCCTGCTCGCCGTCGCGCGTGGCCCAGTCCCACTGCGGCGCCAGGTCGAACAGCGGGCGGTGCGTGAGCACCACCAGGCGCGTGTCGCGCGGCAGCGTGGCCAGGTGCCCGCGCAGCCATTGCAGCTGCTCGTCGCCCAGGCGGGCCGCGGGGTCGGACACGTTGTCCAGCACGATGAAGTGCAGGCCCTTGTGGTCGAAGGTGTAGTGCGTCGGGCCGAAGAACTCCTGGAAGGCCTTGCCGTGGTCGAGCGAGGCGTCGTGCTCGCCGGGCAGGAAGTGCCTCTCCTGCACCTTGAGCCCCGACACGATGTCGCGGAACTGCGCCATGCGCTCGCGCCGCTCGCGCGGGTCGTCCGTGGTGTGGGTCAGGTCGCCGGTGAAGACGATGAAGTCCGGCGGCACGCTCAAGGCATTGACGGCCGCCACCGCCTTGGGCAGGGTGCCGCGCGCGTCGGGGTTGGGCGGCCCCTCGAAGCCCCAGTGGCTGTCGGACAGCTGCACGAAGAAGAAATCCTCGGCGCCAGCGGCTGCCGGGGTGGCGCAGCCGTAGAGGCCGGAAGCGAACACCGCGCCGCCGCCGAGGCTGGCCAGGGCGAGAAACTCGCGTCGGTCCAGGGTGGGTCGTGTCATATCGGGCTCCTTGAAGGGGGAAGGGGCGATGTCGACGACCGTCCGTCTCGCCCTGGAGGTATAACCGGCGAAGGGCGGCGAATATTCCCGGCGCCGCGCCAAAAAGATTCGGGCCCTCCCGGGAATAGAACCGGGGTTCCGTGCGTCTACCACCCGTGAATCGCCCCACCGACACCGCCCGGTTCGAAGCCGTTGCGCTGCCGCACCTGCCGGCCGCCTACAACCTGGCGCGCTGGCTGTGCCGCAACGAGCAGGACAGCCATGACCTGGTGCAGGAGTCGGTGCTGCGCGCGTTCCGCTTCTTCGACTCGTTTCGCGGCGACAACGCCCGCGCCTGGCTGCTGGCCATCGTGCGCAACACCTTCTATACGATCCAGCGCGAGGCCCGCCCGCATGCCGCCGACCTCGGCTTCGACGAGGAGCTGCACGACCCGTCGGCAACGCTGTTCGCCGACGAGGGGCTGGACCTGAACCCCGAGGCGCTATTGGCGCGCAAGGACCTGCGCGAGCGCGTCAACGAGGCGCTGCGGCAACTGCCCTGCGCCTTTCGCGAAGTGGTCGTGCTCAAGGAGATCGAGGGACTGTCCTACAAGGAGATCGCCGCCATTGCCGGCATTCCCCTGGGCACCGTGATGTCGCGGCTGGCGCGCGGGCGCAAGCTGCTGGCGGCATCGCTGGGGCCGGGGTCCACAGGAGCAACAAGCGATGCCATGCCACGACATCCAGGCGCTGCTGAACGCCTACATTGACGACGAGCTCGACCCGCAGGGCACGGCCGCCGTGGCCGACCACCTGGCGGGCTGCGACGGCTGCCGGCGCGTGTTCGCGCAGGCGCAGGCGCTGCGCGACGCCGTGCGCGCCCAGGGCCTGCGCCACGCGCTGCCGCCGGCGCTGCAGCGCCGCGTACGCGCGGCCGTGCGCGACGAGGGCCGGCGGCGCAGCGCCTGGGCGCGCGCGCCCTGGGCCTGGATCAACCTGGGCGCCGCGCTGGCGAGCCTGATGGCGCTGGCGGTCACGCTCACGCTCTACCTGGGCGCGCCGTCGCCGGCGCAGCGCCTGGGCGACGAGGTGGTGGCAAGCCATGTGCGCTCGCTGATGGTGAGCCACCTGACGGACGTGCCCTCGACCGACCAGCACACCGTCAAGCCCTGGTTCAACGGCAAGCTCGATTTCTCGCCGCCCGTGGCCGACCTGGCGGCGCAGGACTTCACGCTGGTCGGCGGCCGGCTGGACTACCTCGCGCTGGCGCAGCGCCCGGTGGCCGTGCTGGTCTACCGGCGCCGCGAGCATGTGGTCAATCTCTACGTCTGGCCCGACGCCTCGGGCCGCGAGACGCCGCCTGATGCCGCCAGCCAGCAGGGCTTCCAGCAGGTGCGCTGGGCCCACGGCGGCATGCGCTACTGGGCCGTGAGCGATCTCAACGCCACCGAGCTGGCGCAGTTCCAGCGCCTGTTCGCCGCCGCCACGCACCCGGGCTGAGCCGCTTCAGCGGTAGCGCGACTCCACCAGGTCGATCTCGCGCACCAGCTTGCGCGAGGTCTCGTCGGAGATCCGCGCATGGCGCGCCAGATGGAAGACGGCCTCGCGCTCGGCCTGCAGGCCGGCCAGGCGCAGCGCGCTCTCGATCCGCTCGGCCTTGCGCAGCTGCTCGGCGCTCTCGCTGGAGGCGCCGCCGTCGAGCCGGCGCTGGTACAGCGCGATCACACGCGCGGCGGCCTGGCTGTGCAGGTCGGCCTCGGCAGTGTCGCGCAGCAGCTCGCGCTGCGCCCGCTCGATCGCGGCGATCGCCGCCGTGGCCGCCTCGCGGCGGGCGCGGTCTTCCTCTTGCCGTTCGGCCGGCTCCTCGGGCAGCTTGAGTCCGCGCAGCAGCCGCGGCAGGCCGAGGTTGGCCATCACCAGCGACAGCAGGATCACCGCCGTGGCCAGGAACACCGCGAGGTCGCGCGCGGGAAACGGCGCGCCGTCGGGCATCGCCAGCGGCAGGGTCATGACGCCGGCCATGGTGATCGCGCCGCGCACGCCGGCCAGCGAGGTGGCCAGGATCAGCCGCCAGTGCGGCCGGGTCAGCGGCTCGCCGCGCCGGCGCGCCCTGAACAGCGTGAGGCGCAGCGCCACCGCCACCCAGACGAAGCGCAGCAGCGTCAGACCCAGGCTGATCGCCAGCGCATAGACCGCGAGCCAGCCCGGATTGAGGTGGCCGCTCTGCTCGACCGATTCGGCCGCGCCGCGCAGCAGGCTGGGCAGCTGCTCGCCCAGCAGCACGAACATGATGCCGTTGAGCGAGAACTGCACCGTGTTCCAGACCGCCGTGCGCTGCACCCGGGTGGTGGCGAGCGCGCGGCCGGTCAGCTCGACGTAGCTCATCGTGATGCCGGCCGCCACGGCGGCCAGGATGCCCGAGGCCTGCAGGCGCTCGGCCAGTAGGTAGGCACCGAACGGAATCAGCAGGCTGATCAGGATCGGCGAGCCGCTTTCTTCGCCGAAATGCTGCGACAGCCAGCGCTGCGCGAAGCTCACGGCCAGCGTCACGCCGACGCCCAGGCCCAGGCCGGCCAGCGCCACCCAGAGGAAGGTCAGCGAGGCCGAGGCCAGCGAGAAGCCGCCGGTCAGCGCCGCCGCCACCGCGAAGCGAAAGCACACCAGGCCCGAGGCGTCGTTGAGCAGCGATTCGCCTTCGAGGATGTGCATCAGCCGCTTGGGGATCGGCACCCGCGCCGTGATCGAGGACACCGCCACCGGGTCGGTCGGAGACACGATGGCCGCCAGCGCGAAGGCCACCGGCAGCGGCATCGCCGGGATCAGCCAGTGGATCAGGTAGCCCGCGCCGATCACGGTGAACAGCACCAGGCCCAGCGCGAGCTGCAGGATCACGCCCTTGTCGTGGAACAGCCCGTCCTTGGGCATGCGCCAGCCGTCAAGGAACAGCAGCGGCGGCAGGAACACCAGGAAGAAGAACTCCGGGTCCAGCGTGACGCCGTGGTTGAACACCCCGGCGATCACCGCGCCGAGCACGATCTGCACGAGAGGCAGCGGCAGCGAGAGCGGAATGATGCGCACCAGGTAGCCGCTGGCCACCACCGCCAGCAGCATTGCCAACACCACGCCTACCGAGTCCATGCCTGTCTTCCCCCGTGTTCCTTGGTGATCGAATCCGCGGTGTGGCCCGCCGTGGGAGGCCTCAGAACGCCGCGCGCCCCGCCATTGTCACTTTGTCCGCTGGGCCGGCGGGCAGAACGGCCGGGGCCGACGGCGGCAACCGCGCCGCCGTCCGGGCGCAAAAAAGCCCGCCGCAGCGGGCTTGGCGGGCGGATGCCGTGGCCCCGTCAGGGCTTGGTTTCGGCGCGTGCGGCGCCCTGGGCGTCGGTGGTGCCGGTGGGCTTGCCGGCCGGCAGTTTCTCGCCGATCTTCTCGCCCGTGTGGCGCACCGCGCCGGCGGCGCGCTCGGCGGCGTTCTCGGTGGCCGTGGCGGCGCGCTTGGCGGTGGACTTGACGCTGTTCATCACGCCGCCGCTGGACGAGCCGGACGAGGTGCTGGCGCTGCTGGCACCGGCTTCGGTGCTGGCGGCCGGTGCGGGGCTCGGCGCGCTCTTCTTCTTGGCGTGCTTTTTCTTGTGCTTGGGCTTGGGTTTCGTGGCCGTGGTGCTGGTGCCGGCGTTCATGCTGCTCGATGCCTCGGTGCCGGCGGGTGCCGCGGGCGTCTGCGCATGGGCGGGCAGGGCATAGGACGCTGCCGTCACGGCCAGGATGGCCGACCAGGCACGGAGAATGGAGACCGTTTTGTTCATCAAAGTCACTCCTTTGAACCGTTGGACTTTGCATTGTGAACCCATTCGGCGCGTCCGGTGCCATCCCGCCGCGGCCGGCTGCGCAAAATGGATGCGCAGCGACAGGCCGTGCCGGTTTTGTCCTACACGTCGTCGGCTGGCAAGGCGGCTGTTTCGCAGGCCGCCGCCGGGCTCCGGCGAGGCGGGGCAGGCCTCTCGGGAGAAAAAATGCATGAAAACAGCCCGATGTCCAGGTGCAGCGGTCATTGTCTGCTATCAAAAATGAAGCGACCGGCGGCGCGCCGCCGCGTGCGGTGCCGGGGCATACTCCGGCCATGACGACCCCGCCCGATTTCTCCCAAGGCGCCGCCTTCGTGCGCGGCCGCTATGTGCCGATCGCCGAGGCTGCGATCCCGATCACCGACTGGGGCTTCCTGCGCTCCGATGCCACCTACGACGTGGTGACGGTGTGGGACGGCGCGTTCTTCCGCCTCGACGCGCACCTGGAGCGCTTTGGGCGAAGCTGCGAGCGCTTCCGGCTGGACCCGGGCCTGACGCCCGCGCAGATCACCGCCATCCTGGCCCGATGCGTGCGCCTGGCGGGGCTGCGCAGCGCCTATGTGGAGATGCTCTGCACGCGCGGCCAGCCGCCCTGGGGCTCGCGCGACCCGCGCCAGGCTGTCAACCAGTTCTATGCCTTCGCCGTGCCCTATGTGTGGATCGCCAACGAGGAGCAGCGCCGGCGCGGGCTCCACGTGGTGGTGAGCGAGGTGCAGCGCATCCCCGCGCAGAGCGTGGACCCGACGGCCAAGAACTACCACTGGAACGACCTCACCATGGGCCTGCTGGGCGCGCTCGACGCCGGCGGCGACACCGTGCTGCTGACCGACGGCGCCGGCCACGTGGTGGAGGGGCCGGGCTTCAACGTGTTCTGCGTCAACGCACAGGGCGTGCTGGTGACGCCGAAGGAGGGCGTGCTCGAAGGCATCACGCGGCGCACGGTGCTCGAGATGGCCCAGGCGCAGGGGCTGGCGGTGGAGCTGCGGGCCCTGCCGGCGCACGAGCTGCGCGGCGCGCGCGAGGCCTTCCTGTCCAGCTCGGGCGGCGGCGTGCTGCCCGTGACGCGCGTGGACGGCCGGCCCGTGGGCGGCGGCGAACCCGGCCCGGTGACGCGGCAATTGATGCAGACCTACTGGGACTGGCACAAACTGCCGCAGTTCTGCACGCCTGTGAAAGGCGATGCTTGAGGTCCCAAGGCTTTTGCCGGGGCCGCCGGCAGGCCGGGCCGACCCGTGGTACTTTCTGCCTCCTTAGACATTCAAGAACCATCGTCATGACCAGTTTGCATGAGGGGCTGAGCGCGCTGTCGCCCGAGAGACTCCAGGGCATGCGCCGCGGCATCGAGAAGGAGAGCCTGCGCGCACTGCCCGGAGGCGGCCTCGCGCTCACGCCGCACCCGGCGGCGCTGGGCTCGGCGCTCACCCACCCGCACATCACCACCGACTACAGCGAATCGCAGCTCGAGCTGATCACCGGCGTGCACGCGGGCGTGCAGGCCTGCCTGGACGAGCTCACGCAGGTGCACCAGTTCACCTACCGCGCGCTGGACGCCGTGGGCGACGAGATGCTGTGGGTCTCCAGCATGCCCTGCGGCCTGCCGCCCGACGAAACCATCCCGATCGGGCGCTACGGCTCTTCCAACGTGGGCCGCGCCAAGAGCGTCTACCGCATGGGCCT
This Variovorax terrae DNA region includes the following protein-coding sequences:
- a CDS encoding GNAT family N-acetyltransferase yields the protein MSSYQVRPATLRDAKAVAEIHASASRAAYQGLVPDEHLGTVPPEKRLAYWREAIEYSEPQVHVALDGDQIVGFVGFDRSRDAKSKPTTGEIWAIYALSSHWDKGVGLALWDAAREGLLEEGCTQVTVWVPLRNERALRFHELAGFKRELNTAQTVTMGSVKLEEIRLKRALS
- a CDS encoding N5-glutamine methyltransferase family protein, yielding MSEPAPALHWTHEGQARSARWHSESRAAPPRRVVEALDNSFSADAAYRLACEGTALLWCGDFQNARQLLQALARRVERRPRKAPAPAASPAEAFHLHRQAQAQRARVLAMLLIPLQADYGIALRRAPDVRAACTEAYGPAGAEGFVVSLRELLGLVGAHEWRKKGVEIAALGARIHPHYGVFSPVRGEYVQLVADAPLPSQALAFDIGVGTGVLSAVLARRGVQRVLATDQDPRALACARENLARLGLGERVQVLEADLFPEGRAPLVVCNPPWVPARPSSPIEHAVYDEGSRMLRGFLGGLAAHLAPGGEGWLILSDLAEHLGLRTRDELLGWIEAAGLTVKGRLDARPQHPKAADASDPLHAARAAEVTSLWRLAAR
- a CDS encoding c-type cytochrome; translated protein: MVKTVSSPLAGAGARLLAALALASAFAAQAAPTFEDSIAQRAMACTACHGKEGRAAPDGFYPRLAGKPAGYLYNQLLNFRDGRRHYGLMTGMVDLLSDDYLLEIAQYFSSLDVPYPPPLPPAAPPDVLRRGQALVQQGDPARRIPACVQCHGQALTGVTPNIPGLLGLPRDYINAQLGAWKTRQRQSHAPDCMAQIADQLGTDEVAAVSSWLAAQPLPAVTHPAAALPAPLPVACGSAALPSRKQP
- a CDS encoding cupredoxin domain-containing protein; this translates as MRPPLAPAAGRRQFCARLAGLAGLAAAGALAGDALAQAPVRVIRISARRFVFTPGTVRLKLGEPVQLELTTEDVPMGFSVPDFKVRQDIVPGTTQTLRLQPDKAGEFVFLCDVFCGSGHETMNGSLVVEA
- a CDS encoding 2Fe-2S iron-sulfur cluster-binding protein translates to MPETASPPSAAGLVFSARTEPEGERFDAPAGQPLLQSALQAGVVLRSSCRNGTCRTCLCRARGQVAYRIEWPGLSAEEKAENYILPCVAYPLSDVVLLTWDQG
- a CDS encoding SDR family oxidoreductase — its product is MNTSDLFSLKGRTALVTGGSRGIGRMIAAGFLAQGARVYITARKAAACDQTARELSAIGPCVSLPIDVSTLDGARALAAAYAQHEGSLDILVNNAGAAWGAPFDEFPEGGWDKVVDLNLKAPFFLTQTLHEPLRKAAAQRPAKVINIASIDGVSVNPQETYSYAASKAGLIHLTRRMALRLVQDNIVVSAIAPGAFASDMNKDARDHGDEISARIPARRIGTDEDMAGAAIYLASRAGDYVVGSTLVVDGGVTHAR
- a CDS encoding PLP-dependent aminotransferase family protein, encoding MKRYEQLADLLATDIRTGRLAPGTRLPSIRTLTAQHDISPSTAFQAYYRLEEKGLVRARERSGYYVAGTGMRPLAEPERGGRTQVSARVDISELVFSVLGAAQDPAIVPLGSAFPSSGLFPLPRLARSLAAAARTLSPQDSTADLPQGSASLRQQIALRYLGMGLPQPAQELVVTSGALEALNLCLAAVAQPGDLIAIESPGFYAALQALERLKMRALEIPVHPRDGLDLAALAEALKRHPVKACWFMTSFQNPMGASMDEAKKQELVALLARHEIPLIEDDVYGELYFGSRCPLPAKAFDRRGLVMHCSSFSKTLAPGYRIGWVSPGRFGQRIERLKLMTTLSASVPAQAALADYLQHGGYDKHLRRLRHLLEGQQAQMLQAIARHLPPGVRVSRPPGGYFLWVAFEPGFDTLALHQAALEQGISLAPGPIFSARRDYRHCIRLNYGHPWSEALEGALQTLGALARRQR
- a CDS encoding MFS transporter produces the protein MNASRAGPRLTTLIFLSAIAALPVNMFTPSLPHIAQAFGADFALVNLSVAGFAVVAALTQLVAGPLSDRYGRRPVVLAAVALFTVASVGCALAPSIGVFLLFRLMQAVIATGYSVSLAIIRESSGEREAASKMGYVASSWAIAPMAGPAFGGLLDQVFGWRANFVAFAILGAAVLALAAADLKAPPKSAARPLASYLRGYGDLLGSARFGAYVLCMAFSIGTLYIFLGAAASAAGPSLEGSSARLGLLMGMVPAGFIVGSRLASRYAARYPLSTTVLAGRLLTCAGLLAGLLLSLCGATHVFAFFGPCVFIGLGNGLTMPGANAGALSVRPDLAGTAAGLAASLTLAGGALVASASGLFLTEASGTQALLCVMLASATLGLAAALYAVWLDRRS